In Leeia aquatica, a single window of DNA contains:
- a CDS encoding flagellar hook assembly protein FlgD: MATVGTVDGSNNNPFAEFNNSVQASKKGSAGIEDRFLKLLVTQLRNQDPLNPLDNAATTSQMAQISTVTGIEKLNTAISNMAASFAAAQSFQAATLVGRSVLTDGNTLNLASGKANAGMELAQDADKVKVTIKDKNGNVMQEVNLGAQKAGVINFSWDGAKDGGGTAADGEYKFEIEATVAGKKVETAALTVGKIESVTFGANGIMAKVTGVGQIGLGDIRQIM, translated from the coding sequence ATGGCAACCGTAGGCACCGTGGATGGCAGCAACAACAACCCGTTTGCTGAGTTTAATAATAGCGTGCAGGCAAGCAAGAAGGGTTCGGCCGGGATTGAGGATCGCTTCCTCAAGTTGCTGGTGACCCAGCTGCGCAATCAGGACCCGCTCAATCCGCTGGACAATGCGGCGACCACCAGCCAGATGGCTCAGATCAGTACGGTGACCGGCATTGAGAAGCTCAATACCGCCATCAGCAATATGGCGGCCTCATTTGCCGCCGCGCAGTCTTTCCAGGCAGCGACCCTGGTGGGGCGTTCGGTGCTCACTGATGGCAATACCCTGAATCTGGCCAGTGGCAAGGCCAATGCAGGCATGGAACTTGCTCAGGATGCAGACAAGGTCAAAGTCACCATCAAGGACAAAAACGGCAACGTGATGCAGGAAGTGAATCTGGGCGCTCAAAAGGCCGGGGTGATCAACTTCAGCTGGGACGGTGCCAAAGATGGTGGTGGTACGGCAGCAGATGGCGAGTACAAGTTCGAGATTGAAGCTACTGTCGCTGGCAAGAAAGTGGAAACCGCCGCCCTGACCGTCGGCAAGATTGAGAGTGTGACCTTTGGCGCCAATGGCATCATGGCCAAGGTGACCGGTGTAGGGCAAATCGGGCTGGGCGACATCCGGCAGATCATGTAA
- the flgE gene encoding flagellar hook protein FlgE, which produces MGFQQGLSGLNTSSKSLDVIGNNVANASVVGFKPFRTQMADVFAASLSGSGTSNIGIGSAVGSVMQQFLQGNISVTNNPLDVAINGQGFFRLSNNGAISYSRNGQFQVDKTGYVVNDQGRRLTGYPADANGNIISSAPVDIQINTTDLLPKQTAAQTWGINLDSREAVISVPFNSADGTTFNRSTSQTIYDSLGNPHTQAVYFQKASANNWNMYVTVDGTAVPVGTFGSPAQAARLTYGTNGTITGWDAGAGTQPISTPIPINIPGALTTSWGAATQNMTMQVSTFTQFGSVFSVNKQTQDGYSSGRLNGISISPDGTVLGRYTNGQSRNMAQIVLANFSNPQGLQPRGGNEWTETPTSGGPLVGAPGSSSLGVLQSSAVEESKVDLTEELVNMITAQRVYQANAQTIKTQDQVLQTLVNLR; this is translated from the coding sequence ATGGGATTCCAACAAGGTCTTTCCGGACTGAATACTTCCAGCAAGAGCCTGGATGTGATCGGTAACAATGTGGCCAACGCCAGTGTGGTAGGCTTCAAGCCCTTCCGCACCCAGATGGCGGACGTGTTTGCCGCCAGCCTCTCGGGCAGTGGTACCAGCAATATTGGTATTGGCTCGGCCGTGGGCTCAGTGATGCAGCAGTTCCTGCAGGGCAATATCAGCGTGACCAACAACCCGCTGGATGTGGCCATCAACGGGCAGGGCTTCTTCCGCCTCTCCAACAACGGTGCAATTTCCTACAGCCGCAACGGCCAGTTCCAGGTCGATAAAACCGGCTACGTGGTGAATGACCAGGGTCGTCGCCTGACCGGCTACCCGGCAGATGCCAATGGCAACATCATCAGCTCGGCGCCGGTCGACATCCAGATCAATACCACCGATTTGCTGCCCAAGCAGACTGCAGCGCAAACGTGGGGGATTAACCTGGACTCCCGCGAGGCGGTGATCAGTGTGCCGTTCAATTCGGCCGATGGCACCACCTTCAATCGCAGTACTTCGCAAACCATTTATGACAGTCTGGGTAATCCGCACACCCAGGCGGTGTATTTCCAGAAAGCTTCTGCCAACAACTGGAATATGTATGTGACGGTGGATGGTACGGCTGTTCCGGTAGGGACTTTTGGCTCGCCCGCACAAGCTGCACGCCTGACCTATGGTACCAACGGCACGATTACTGGCTGGGATGCAGGTGCCGGTACGCAACCCATCAGTACACCGATCCCGATCAATATTCCGGGTGCCTTGACCACCAGCTGGGGTGCTGCGACGCAGAATATGACCATGCAGGTGAGCACCTTCACCCAGTTTGGCAGTGTGTTCAGCGTCAACAAGCAAACGCAGGATGGGTACTCATCCGGTCGCCTGAATGGCATTTCGATCTCGCCGGACGGCACGGTACTGGGGCGCTACACCAACGGCCAGTCGCGCAATATGGCGCAGATCGTGCTGGCCAACTTCTCCAACCCGCAAGGCCTGCAGCCGCGTGGTGGTAACGAGTGGACCGAAACCCCGACCTCGGGCGGGCCACTGGTGGGGGCGCCCGGCAGCTCCAGCCTCGGCGTGCTGCAATCGTCAGCGGTGGAAGAGTCCAAGGTGGATCTGACCGAAGAGCTGGTGAACATGATTACCGCTCAGCGGGTGTATCAGGCCAATGCGCAGACCATCAAGACGCAGGATCAGGTGCTGCAGACGCTGGTTAACCTGCGCTAA
- the eno gene encoding phosphopyruvate hydratase, which translates to MSSIVDVVAREILDSRGNPTVEADVLLESGVMGRAAVPSGASTGEKEALELRDGDKSRYLGKGVLKAVEHVNTEICEAIIGLDASEQSFIDRTLLELDGTEMKGRLGANAMLAVSMAVARAAAEEAGLPLYRYLGGAGTMTLPVPMMNVINGGAHANNNIDFQEFMIVPLGRPTFREALRCGAEVFHALKKLIGDKGMSTAVGDEGGFAPNLNSHEEAIELILTAISNAGYTAGEDVMLALDCAASEFYKDGMYDMDGNGLKLTTPQMVDYLASLVGKYPIISIEDGMSEHDWDGWALLTERLGDNVQLVGDDVFVTNPKILQEGINQGIANSILIKVNQIGTLSETLQAIELAKRSNYTSVVSHRSGETEDSTIADLAVATNAMQIKTGSLSRSDRMAKYNQLLRIEEELGDMARYAGRDAFYHIA; encoded by the coding sequence ATGAGTTCGATTGTTGATGTGGTCGCACGCGAAATCCTGGATTCTCGCGGCAATCCGACCGTGGAAGCCGATGTCTTGCTGGAAAGTGGTGTCATGGGCCGTGCCGCCGTGCCGAGTGGTGCCTCCACCGGTGAGAAGGAAGCGCTGGAGCTGCGCGATGGCGACAAATCCCGCTATCTGGGCAAGGGCGTGCTGAAGGCGGTAGAGCACGTCAACACCGAAATCTGCGAAGCCATCATTGGTCTGGACGCTTCGGAACAAAGCTTTATCGACCGCACCCTGCTGGAGCTGGATGGCACCGAAATGAAGGGTCGCCTGGGCGCCAACGCCATGCTGGCCGTGTCGATGGCCGTAGCCCGTGCTGCCGCCGAAGAGGCTGGCCTGCCGCTGTACCGCTATCTGGGTGGTGCCGGGACCATGACCCTGCCGGTGCCGATGATGAACGTGATCAACGGTGGCGCGCACGCCAACAACAATATCGACTTCCAGGAGTTCATGATTGTTCCGCTGGGTCGCCCGACCTTCCGCGAGGCACTGCGCTGTGGCGCTGAAGTGTTCCACGCGCTGAAGAAGCTGATTGGCGACAAGGGCATGTCCACCGCCGTGGGCGATGAAGGCGGTTTTGCACCGAACCTGAACAGTCATGAAGAAGCCATCGAGCTGATTCTGACGGCCATTTCCAATGCCGGTTACACCGCAGGCGAAGATGTGATGCTGGCGCTGGATTGTGCGGCCTCCGAGTTCTACAAGGATGGCATGTACGATATGGACGGCAATGGCCTGAAGCTGACCACCCCGCAAATGGTGGATTACCTGGCCTCGCTGGTGGGCAAATATCCGATCATCAGCATCGAAGATGGCATGTCTGAGCACGACTGGGATGGTTGGGCGCTGCTGACCGAGCGTCTGGGCGACAATGTGCAGCTGGTGGGTGACGATGTGTTCGTGACCAATCCGAAGATCCTGCAAGAGGGGATCAACCAGGGTATTGCCAACTCCATCCTGATCAAGGTCAACCAGATCGGTACCCTGTCGGAAACCCTGCAGGCCATCGAACTGGCCAAGCGGTCCAATTACACATCGGTGGTATCACACCGCTCCGGTGAGACCGAGGACAGCACCATCGCTGATCTGGCAGTGGCCACCAACGCCATGCAGATCAAGACCGGCTCCTTGTCCCGTTCGGACCGCATGGCCAAGTACAACCAGCTGCTGCGCATCGAAGAAGAGCTGGGCGATATGGCACGCTATGCGGGCCGCGATGCGTTCTATCACATCGCCTGA
- the kdsA gene encoding 3-deoxy-8-phosphooctulonate synthase: protein MQLCGFEVGLNQPLFLIAGPCVIEGEQFSIDVAGQLKEIAAAAGVPFIFKSSFDKANRSSGQSFRGYGMDEGLRILAEVRKQVGVPVLTDVHDTWQIEPVAAVVDVLQTPAFLCRQTDFIQAVACAGKPVNLKKGQFLAPWDMKNVVDKAKAANGGLDNIMVCERGASFGYNNLVSDMRSLAVMRETQCPVVFDATHSVQLPGGQGSSSGGQREHVPVLARAAVAAGVAGVFMETHPDPAQAKSDGPNAWPLGKMRDLLQTLVALDKVVKSARWFENEV from the coding sequence GGGTTTGAAGTCGGCCTCAACCAGCCGCTGTTCCTGATTGCCGGACCGTGTGTGATTGAGGGCGAGCAGTTTTCGATCGACGTCGCTGGGCAGTTGAAGGAGATTGCGGCAGCAGCAGGGGTGCCGTTCATTTTCAAAAGCTCCTTCGACAAGGCCAACCGCAGCTCCGGCCAGTCGTTCCGCGGTTATGGCATGGACGAAGGGCTGCGCATTCTCGCTGAGGTGCGCAAGCAAGTTGGCGTGCCGGTGCTGACCGATGTGCACGATACCTGGCAGATCGAGCCGGTGGCTGCGGTAGTGGATGTGCTGCAGACGCCGGCATTCCTGTGTCGCCAGACCGACTTTATCCAGGCCGTGGCCTGCGCGGGCAAGCCGGTGAACCTGAAGAAGGGCCAGTTTCTCGCGCCGTGGGACATGAAGAACGTGGTGGACAAGGCCAAGGCGGCCAATGGTGGCCTCGACAACATCATGGTATGTGAACGTGGCGCCTCGTTTGGCTACAATAATCTGGTATCCGACATGCGCAGCCTGGCTGTGATGCGCGAGACCCAATGCCCGGTGGTGTTTGATGCCACCCACTCGGTGCAGTTGCCGGGCGGGCAGGGCAGCAGCTCCGGCGGGCAGCGTGAACATGTGCCGGTGCTGGCCCGTGCTGCAGTGGCCGCCGGGGTCGCCGGGGTGTTCATGGAAACCCACCCGGATCCGGCACAAGCCAAGTCAGACGGGCCGAATGCCTGGCCGCTCGGCAAGATGCGTGATTTGCTACAGACACTGGTGGCGCTGGACAAGGTGGTGAAATCAGCCCGCTGGTTTGAAAACGAGGTGTAA
- the ftsB gene encoding cell division protein FtsB: MFLRVLSLALAVLIVALQQPLWLGKGGWLMVWKQEAELEKAQAHNAALQRRNMALEAEVLDLKQGFDAIEERARNELGMVKQDELFIQVLDTTNTTTAPAPLPADSTPVVPH; this comes from the coding sequence ATGTTCCTGCGTGTCCTGAGCCTGGCCCTGGCCGTTTTGATCGTTGCCTTGCAGCAGCCCCTGTGGCTGGGCAAGGGCGGCTGGCTGATGGTCTGGAAGCAAGAGGCTGAGCTGGAAAAGGCGCAGGCGCATAATGCGGCCTTGCAGCGCCGCAATATGGCACTGGAAGCTGAAGTGCTGGACCTCAAACAGGGCTTTGATGCCATCGAAGAACGTGCCCGTAATGAGCTGGGCATGGTCAAGCAGGATGAATTGTTCATCCAGGTGCTCGATACCACCAACACCACAACAGCCCCAGCGCCCCTGCCTGCAGACAGCACACCAGTCGTACCACACTGA
- the flgC gene encoding flagellar basal body rod protein FlgC — protein MSIMGVFQIAGSAMTAQSMRLNVVASNLANVDSATSSTGQPYKARQVVFQATPVNGLNGPAQGVRVSQIVEDPSPPRMLYAPDNPLADEKGYVQMPNVSVVEEMANMISASRSYQTNADMMNTAKTLMLRTLALGQ, from the coding sequence ATGTCCATCATGGGAGTGTTTCAGATTGCCGGTTCAGCCATGACAGCCCAGTCGATGCGGCTCAATGTGGTCGCCAGCAATCTGGCTAACGTGGATTCGGCCACCAGCTCGACCGGGCAGCCCTACAAGGCGCGGCAGGTGGTGTTTCAGGCGACACCGGTCAATGGCCTGAATGGCCCGGCACAAGGGGTGCGTGTCAGCCAGATTGTGGAAGACCCGTCGCCGCCACGCATGCTGTACGCACCGGATAACCCGCTGGCCGACGAAAAGGGCTATGTGCAGATGCCCAATGTGAGCGTGGTGGAAGAAATGGCCAACATGATTTCCGCCTCCCGGTCTTATCAGACCAATGCCGACATGATGAATACCGCCAAGACCCTGATGCTCAGGACTCTGGCACTGGGACAGTAA
- the flgB gene encoding flagellar basal body rod protein FlgB, which translates to MIQNLDKHFNFLQTALKARASRQELLGANLANADTPNYKAVDVDFRQALQNALAGAQHGAHMQLTHRRHLDGAQGGFLDADVKYRNPTQPAIDGNTVDAEEEMARFSENGLHYQALLTFTTGRIRTLQQALSNN; encoded by the coding sequence ATGATCCAGAACCTCGACAAACACTTCAATTTCCTGCAAACCGCGCTCAAGGCACGTGCCTCGCGGCAGGAACTGCTGGGCGCCAATCTGGCCAACGCGGACACCCCCAATTACAAAGCGGTCGATGTAGATTTTCGCCAAGCGCTGCAAAACGCGCTGGCAGGAGCGCAGCATGGTGCGCACATGCAGCTCACCCACCGCCGTCATCTGGATGGCGCGCAAGGCGGCTTTCTGGACGCTGACGTCAAATACCGCAACCCGACCCAGCCCGCCATTGACGGTAACACGGTAGATGCGGAAGAGGAAATGGCACGCTTCTCGGAGAATGGTCTGCACTATCAGGCGCTACTGACCTTCACCACAGGCCGCATCAGAACCTTGCAGCAAGCACTGTCGAACAACTAA
- a CDS encoding GNAT family N-acetyltransferase translates to MDAKHPELTVTRSSSRHAAAIMLLGEMEAEMTGRYGDYAISPFRLGDVDKPGNALYLATCDRALAGCGALKPLESDTVEIKRMYVRASFRRMGVARRLLEELEAAARKFGYRRIVLETGNRQPEAVGLYERAGYSRIEPYGEYVDQPRSLCFAKLLVK, encoded by the coding sequence ATGGACGCCAAGCATCCGGAATTGACGGTAACCCGAAGCAGCAGCCGCCACGCAGCGGCCATCATGCTGCTGGGGGAGATGGAAGCTGAAATGACCGGACGCTATGGCGACTATGCCATCAGCCCGTTTCGCCTGGGGGATGTCGACAAACCGGGCAATGCGCTTTATCTGGCCACTTGCGACCGTGCCTTGGCGGGCTGTGGTGCACTGAAGCCACTGGAAAGCGATACGGTGGAAATCAAGCGCATGTATGTGCGTGCTTCTTTCCGCCGCATGGGCGTGGCCCGTCGCCTGCTGGAAGAGCTGGAAGCGGCGGCCCGCAAGTTCGGCTATCGCCGTATCGTGCTGGAAACCGGTAACCGCCAGCCGGAAGCGGTGGGTCTGTATGAACGGGCGGGTTATTCGCGTATTGAGCCCTATGGCGAGTACGTCGACCAGCCACGCAGCCTGTGTTTTGCCAAGCTGCTCGTGAAATAA
- a CDS encoding GGDEF domain-containing protein, translated as MPLTNPTEIARETLKQLAMSRQLPTPDNYRKAYAQISGDTLETTHPVIQLLTDALPQGGRPRVELQRLQKQLDDALKAEDWNSWSKVVLELLSGGSADGGELSQPWGEIVRELVRQWELRQVGWTPARKKEALERVLINFGGNPVQLNEKLAGLIRGWRDNLPPDADTVLSGELDADGRSGVEERDGDNVDGEVFQAWRDLLASTLEYGVVARLQHAPDLLEEASALNVRLREVADSRALQAFSAQAKKFWIKLELRNESDQTLMLGLQRLLRLLVSNIGELMADDGWMQGQVEVIKAVIDQPLDSRYLYEMEQRLSELIFKQGHLKQSLTEAKLTFKHMITTFIDRLGVIAESTGGYHDKIVSYSSQIQKTDDVTQLSIILDNLMEDTRHMQVDMLRSRDDMRLARQEAEAAESRISELEREIEAISAQVKTDQLTGTLNRRGLEEAMATELARVRREHGALSLALLDIDNFKKLNDSLGHQAGDEALTHLSAVVKDVLRPTDYIARYGGEEFVVLLPGTGMAEAIQVMQRVQRELTRRFYLHRNERVLITFSCGVAEYQEDESQQDVLARADAAMYRAKVSGKNRVEAAD; from the coding sequence ATGCCGCTGACCAATCCAACCGAAATCGCCCGCGAAACCCTGAAACAGTTGGCCATGAGCCGCCAGCTGCCCACGCCGGACAATTACCGCAAGGCCTATGCCCAGATCTCGGGTGACACACTGGAGACCACCCATCCTGTGATCCAGCTGCTGACGGATGCGTTGCCCCAAGGCGGGCGGCCTCGCGTGGAGTTGCAGCGCCTGCAAAAGCAGCTGGATGATGCCCTCAAGGCGGAGGACTGGAACAGCTGGTCCAAGGTCGTGCTGGAATTGCTGTCTGGCGGCAGCGCTGATGGTGGGGAGCTGAGCCAGCCGTGGGGAGAAATCGTTCGTGAGCTGGTCCGGCAATGGGAGTTGCGACAGGTGGGCTGGACGCCCGCTCGCAAGAAGGAAGCGCTGGAGCGGGTGCTGATCAATTTTGGCGGCAACCCGGTGCAGCTGAACGAGAAGTTGGCAGGGTTGATACGTGGCTGGCGTGACAACCTGCCGCCTGATGCGGACACCGTTCTCAGTGGCGAGCTGGATGCCGATGGCCGCAGCGGTGTAGAGGAGCGTGACGGCGACAATGTCGATGGCGAGGTGTTCCAGGCGTGGCGGGACTTGCTGGCCAGCACGCTCGAGTATGGCGTCGTCGCGCGCTTGCAGCATGCACCGGACCTGCTGGAAGAGGCCAGTGCCCTCAATGTTCGCCTGCGGGAAGTGGCCGACAGTCGGGCGTTGCAGGCTTTTTCGGCGCAAGCCAAGAAATTCTGGATCAAGCTGGAGTTGCGCAACGAGTCGGATCAAACCCTGATGCTGGGTCTGCAGCGCTTGCTGCGTTTGCTGGTCAGCAATATCGGCGAGCTGATGGCGGATGATGGCTGGATGCAGGGGCAGGTGGAAGTGATCAAGGCGGTGATTGATCAACCGCTGGATAGCCGCTATCTATACGAGATGGAGCAACGCCTCTCGGAGCTGATTTTCAAGCAGGGCCATCTCAAGCAAAGCCTGACCGAGGCCAAGCTGACCTTCAAACACATGATTACCACCTTTATTGACCGGCTGGGGGTGATTGCAGAAAGCACGGGCGGCTATCACGACAAGATCGTGTCCTACTCCAGCCAGATCCAGAAAACAGATGATGTCACCCAGCTCAGCATCATCTTGGATAACCTGATGGAAGACACCCGCCACATGCAGGTGGACATGCTGCGCTCGCGTGATGACATGCGGCTGGCACGGCAGGAGGCCGAAGCTGCCGAGAGTCGCATCAGCGAGCTGGAGCGCGAGATCGAGGCCATTTCAGCGCAAGTGAAGACCGATCAGCTGACCGGCACCCTCAACCGTCGCGGTCTGGAAGAGGCCATGGCGACAGAGCTGGCGCGCGTGCGGCGCGAGCATGGCGCCCTGTCGCTGGCCTTGCTGGATATCGACAACTTCAAGAAGCTGAATGACAGCCTGGGGCATCAGGCGGGCGATGAAGCGCTGACCCACCTGTCGGCGGTGGTCAAGGATGTATTGCGGCCTACCGATTACATCGCACGCTATGGCGGTGAGGAATTTGTGGTATTGCTGCCTGGTACGGGCATGGCAGAAGCGATTCAGGTCATGCAGCGGGTGCAGCGTGAGCTGACGCGACGCTTTTACCTGCACCGTAATGAGCGAGTGTTGATCACCTTCAGCTGTGGTGTGGCCGAGTACCAGGAAGACGAAAGCCAGCAGGATGTGCTGGCGCGTGCGGATGCGGCGATGTATCGCGCCAAGGTGAGCGGCAAGAACCGGGTCGAAGCGGCAGACTGA